The following proteins come from a genomic window of Nicotiana tomentosiformis chromosome 12, ASM39032v3, whole genome shotgun sequence:
- the LOC104105428 gene encoding inactive protein RESTRICTED TEV MOVEMENT 1-like codes for MIKFGPVGGKKGTVWDEKGRGEIAKIFLSSNPTDTDYIHSLQFLFVENGHSVLSDRHGPDYNYSYTTNFTTVVLDYPSEYLTWISGTNYSTGLRSIIFGTNKGSYGPYGSTRIHPSIPYKEFKFEIGDDRSFGGFHGTKHDTFIGSIGVYVKTITSHPQILQS; via the exons ATGATCAAGTTTGGGCCAGTGGGAGGAAAGAAGGGAACTGTTTGGGATGAAAAGGGAAGAGGTGAAATAGCCAAGATTTTTCTTTCCAGCAATCCTACTGACACAGATTATATTCATTCACTTCAATTCCTGTTCGTTGAGAATGGCCACTCTGTTTTGTCGGACAGACATGGTCCTGATTACAACTACAGCTACACTACAAACTTCACTACA GTTGTATTGGATTATCCATCAGAATATCTTACTTGGATTAGTGGTACCAATTATTCAACTGGTTTAAGATCAATAATATTTGGCACCAACAAAGGTTCCTATGGACCATATGGCAGCACTAGGATCCATCCATCAATCCCTTACAAAGAGTTCAAGTTTGAAATAGGAGATGATCGTTCTTTTGGTGGATTCCACGGCACCAAACATGATACTTTCATTGGGAGTATTGGTGTCTATGTGAAGACCATCACATCACATCCACAAATTCTGCAGTCATGA